A stretch of the Porites lutea chromosome 12, jaPorLute2.1, whole genome shotgun sequence genome encodes the following:
- the LOC140921492 gene encoding neuromedin-K receptor-like codes for MADKFDTAAPLLNDSLPYEEQESIPAHAIFQLIMFTVIFMVGFFGNCIVIYGVLQQGSAKTTSSIFIANLALSDLAVLVLSLPIGLLQELASWPFGEMACKIFYPLGDVFLTVSIMTLTAIALDRYRAIVTPFKERFTKTQAKICVSVIWGLCYLIVGIPTCFILKLVPQTNGVIVCFPYWKDDMLRQLHKIFIASLATLPLFLISYCYFRVFMSLWKARIIHRDSAKNSLTTIRLEQKRKLVKMLIIIVVAFSVCLLPYVTFALVLEFNGMERTSTVNVILVAVLSLLYANSAINPLILCTMSKDYRKGLRPCGC; via the coding sequence atggcggacaaattTGATACAGCAGCCCCCTTACTCAATGATTCATTGCCATATGAGGAGCAAGAGAGTATTCCAGCTCATGCGATTTTTCAACTTATCATGTTTACGGTCATCTTTATGGTTGGTTTCTTCGGTAATTGCATCGTAATTTACGGTGTCCTCCAGCAGGGATCTGCAAAGACCACCAGCAGTATTTTCATAGCGAATCTTGCGCTTAGTGACCTAGCTGTTCTTGTGCTTAGTTTGCCAATAGGACTCTTACAAGAGCTGGCTTCGTGGCCGTTCGGTGAGATGGCGTGCAAAATCTTTTATCCTCTCGGAGACGTTTTTTTGACCGTCTCCATTATGACGTTGACGGCGATCGCATTGGACCGTTACCGTGCAATTGTTACGCCGTTCAAGGAACGATTCACAAAAACGCAGGCGAAAATCTGCGTTAGTGTGATATGGGGTCTTTGTTACTTAATAGTTGGGATACCGACATGTTTTATTCTTAAATTGGTACCGCAGACAAATGGAGTGATTGTGTGTTTTCCCTATTGGAAAGATGACATGTTGCGGCAACTACACAAGATCTTCATAGCATCTCTAGCGACACTGCCATTGTTTCTAATTAGTTACTGTTATTTCCGAGTCTTTATGTCTCTATGGAAGGCACGAATAATACATCGTGATTCCGCGAAGAACTCCCTGACAACGATTCGCCTGGAACAGAAGCGCAAACTTGTAAAAATGTTGATTATTATCGTTGTCGCCTTCAGTGTGTGTCTGTTGCCCTACGTAACATTTGCCTTAGTTTTGGAATTCAACGGAATGGAACGGACCTCCACGGTAAATGTTATTTTGGTCGCGGTTCTATCTTTGCTCTACGCAAATAGTGCCATCAACCCGTTAATTTTGTGTACTATGAGCAAAGATTACAGAAAAGGTTTAAGGCCGTGTGGTTGTTAG